In Sulfolobales archaeon, the following are encoded in one genomic region:
- a CDS encoding carboxypeptidase M32, giving the protein MEYSREVLFPHREIREILDLYRTIWALDHASSLMGWDLETNMPEEGVLERGVAVSEISALRQKLVTEERFLKAVERAEAIEDLNDYERGVIRVLKREIRYYTRVPPEIVKELSRITSEASVIWRNAKSEGRFDKFKPYLEKIVDLEIKIADSLGYDEHPYDALLDIYEEGLRTREFQSIIGSLIPSLKKILEKIISEEYYTKPHPLETERYDTDAMRRVNQRILEILGFNPKRMRLDVSAHPFTSGISLRDVRITVRYEGYDFKRALYSLIHEFGHALYDLQIDERYAMTPLAGGASLGVHESQSRFWENIIGRSRGFVEAVYDILAEELKLGGRYDPEDLYRYFNIVRPSLIRVDADEVTYNFHIALRFELERMMISREIKIGDLPEIWNDYMERYLGIKPKNDSEGVLQDIHWSMGSIGYFPTYSIGTILAAQIRKVMEKDLNLEEIIRSRNLDPVRRWLRDRIHVYGAMYPPKELIRRSLGEDLNPSVFIEYLERKYLG; this is encoded by the coding sequence TTGGAGTATTCGAGAGAAGTCTTGTTCCCTCATAGAGAAATTCGAGAGATACTAGATCTATATAGAACTATATGGGCTCTAGATCATGCCTCATCTCTTATGGGCTGGGATCTTGAGACCAACATGCCTGAAGAGGGGGTTCTAGAGAGAGGTGTAGCAGTATCTGAGATATCTGCTTTGAGGCAGAAGCTTGTCACAGAAGAGAGATTTCTAAAAGCTGTTGAAAGAGCTGAAGCCATAGAAGATCTCAATGATTATGAGAGAGGTGTTATTAGAGTTCTCAAGAGAGAGATCAGATACTACACCAGAGTACCTCCTGAGATTGTGAAAGAACTCTCTAGAATCACATCGGAGGCTAGTGTTATCTGGAGGAATGCTAAGAGTGAGGGTAGATTTGACAAGTTCAAACCCTACCTAGAGAAGATAGTAGATCTAGAGATTAAAATCGCAGATTCTCTAGGCTATGATGAGCATCCCTACGACGCTCTCCTAGACATCTACGAAGAAGGTTTGAGAACAAGAGAATTTCAGAGTATCATAGGATCTCTAATACCTTCTCTTAAGAAGATCCTTGAAAAAATAATCTCAGAAGAATATTATACCAAACCTCATCCTCTCGAGACGGAGAGATATGATACAGATGCTATGAGAAGAGTTAATCAGAGAATTCTAGAGATACTAGGGTTCAATCCTAAGAGAATGAGACTAGACGTATCCGCACACCCCTTCACCTCAGGGATTAGCTTGAGAGATGTGAGAATAACTGTGAGATATGAAGGCTATGATTTCAAGAGAGCATTATACTCTCTAATTCACGAATTCGGACACGCATTATACGATCTTCAGATCGATGAAAGATATGCTATGACCCCTCTAGCTGGAGGTGCTTCACTAGGTGTTCATGAAAGTCAGTCTAGATTCTGGGAGAATATTATAGGGAGGAGCAGAGGCTTTGTAGAAGCTGTATATGATATACTAGCTGAAGAACTAAAACTCGGAGGAAGATACGATCCCGAGGATCTCTACAGATACTTCAATATAGTCAGACCTAGCCTCATAAGAGTTGATGCTGATGAGGTCACCTATAACTTTCATATCGCATTAAGATTCGAGCTTGAGAGAATGATGATCTCTAGAGAAATTAAAATAGGAGATCTACCTGAGATCTGGAATGATTATATGGAGAGGTATCTCGGTATAAAACCTAAGAATGATAGCGAGGGTGTTCTCCAAGATATTCACTGGAGCATGGGCTCTATAGGATACTTCCCAACATATAGTATTGGAACAATCCTAGCAGCACAGATTAGAAAGGTTATGGAGAAAGACTTGAATCTCGAAGAGATTATCAGAAGTAGGAATCTAGATCCTGTGAGAAGATGGCTTAGAGATCGCATACATGTGTATGGAGCTATGTATCCGCCGAAAGAACTTATAAGAAGATCTCTTGGAGAAGATCTGAATCCCAGCGTGTTCATAGAATATCTAGAGAGAAAGTATTTAGGCTGA
- a CDS encoding polyprenyl synthetase family protein, giving the protein MGAEDLILGSKVFRELMEYMESRREIIEEKIREEIKNYEEEIAEIARYIVHGGKRLRGVLTLLISEALGGSIDRALDASIAIEMVHSASLALDDIVDGDLFRRGRPASWVRFGLANTVLVSNFLIPKAQLMIRIYGFDALINVIQSWFQATLGEILDVFGRIDVPASEYERIVDLKTGSVFRMAAYLGAKATQCSDSVIRVVSEYGSILGVLYQIADDTTDLLSRDPSINKRKNIRLFLKWLGCSDCEIDSALERASDRISIYMNKAMRKALEIPAKMHLDKIIAFPAVMVYALFRESGDEGVKFYYDKIFPRVDKDLRDLIV; this is encoded by the coding sequence TTGGGAGCAGAAGATCTCATACTAGGTAGCAAGGTCTTTAGAGAGCTTATGGAGTATATGGAGTCTAGAAGAGAGATCATAGAAGAGAAGATTCGCGAAGAGATAAAAAACTACGAGGAAGAGATAGCTGAGATAGCGAGATATATAGTGCATGGAGGTAAGAGACTTAGAGGAGTTCTAACCTTACTCATATCAGAGGCTCTCGGAGGTTCTATAGATAGAGCTTTAGATGCTTCAATAGCTATTGAGATGGTTCACTCAGCATCTCTAGCTCTAGATGATATAGTTGACGGGGATCTCTTTAGAAGAGGTAGACCAGCTTCATGGGTTAGATTCGGTCTAGCAAATACTGTTCTAGTCTCGAACTTCCTCATACCCAAAGCTCAGCTCATGATCAGGATCTATGGTTTCGATGCTCTTATAAACGTGATCCAATCATGGTTCCAAGCCACATTAGGAGAGATACTTGACGTATTCGGAAGAATCGATGTACCAGCCAGTGAGTATGAGAGAATAGTAGATCTCAAAACAGGTTCTGTGTTTAGAATGGCTGCGTATCTGGGTGCTAAAGCTACGCAGTGTAGTGATAGTGTTATCAGAGTAGTATCGGAATATGGAAGCATTCTAGGAGTTCTCTATCAGATAGCTGATGATACAACAGATCTTCTGAGCAGAGATCCTAGTATTAATAAGAGGAAGAATATCAGGTTATTCTTGAAATGGCTTGGATGTAGTGATTGTGAGATAGATTCTGCTCTCGAGAGAGCTTCTGATAGAATCTCAATATATATGAATAAAGCTATGAGAAAAGCTCTTGAAATCCCTGCTAAGATGCATTTAGATAAGATCATAGCATTTCCTGCTGTAATGGTTTACGCTCTCTTCAGAGAATCAGGGGATGAAGGTGTGAAATTCTACTATGATAAGATCTTTCCAAGAGTTGATAAGGATCTGAGGGATCTGATAGTATAG
- a CDS encoding pyridoxal-phosphate dependent enzyme: MIKSILEKIDRGFLCISCGYFEKRFWNRYVDRCPVCGGFMIPVVNEIPKPVDQPGVWRWSEGLLTPEIKSKITLFEANTPLIRFDTLGRRYKIKNLLIKDEARNPTGLFMDRGSAVATSVLSSMGVKNITIISTGDLAFSMGVYARRAKMRTFVVLPSNTLPSKILRARIVNSRVTIYDSYESALRISDLYDRYYTRYRKRYFILHSNPYLMNGYQTILFEIINELGSPPNLIVIPFGDGALMTSLVSVVERMNLRIKILGVRASVTSPVFSEIRVEKPLLREQLETMIKDTRHEIIEVSDKLIREALIRASREEGFPIDPIAATGLAGLESYYPHIAGYDTAVIIATAGGMLNDPVIMKSIIGSIKTDEISLGFVKEKILEILIEEGGMPAYRLWKYLKDKYDVRLSLRTIYNHLRELEKMGLVTRKSDYDPDEDRMRRFYVASDDAYMRILR; encoded by the coding sequence ATGATCAAAAGCATCCTGGAGAAGATAGATAGAGGATTTCTATGTATATCTTGCGGATATTTTGAGAAGAGGTTCTGGAACAGGTACGTAGATAGATGTCCTGTGTGTGGAGGCTTCATGATTCCCGTGGTTAATGAAATACCCAAACCCGTGGATCAACCTGGTGTGTGGAGGTGGAGTGAAGGACTTCTAACTCCTGAGATCAAGAGCAAGATAACTCTTTTCGAAGCTAACACTCCTCTAATAAGATTTGATACTCTAGGTAGAAGATATAAGATTAAGAATCTTCTTATCAAAGATGAGGCTAGAAATCCCACCGGACTTTTCATGGACAGAGGATCAGCTGTAGCTACATCAGTTCTATCGAGTATGGGTGTTAAGAATATCACGATAATCTCAACAGGAGATCTAGCTTTCTCGATGGGGGTTTACGCTAGAAGAGCTAAGATGAGAACATTCGTAGTACTTCCATCAAATACTCTACCTTCGAAGATTCTTAGAGCGAGAATTGTGAATTCTAGAGTTACAATATATGACAGCTATGAAAGCGCTCTCAGAATATCTGATCTCTATGACAGATACTATACTAGGTATAGGAAGAGGTATTTCATACTCCACTCAAATCCATATCTTATGAATGGGTATCAGACCATACTATTTGAGATAATAAACGAGCTAGGTTCCCCGCCTAATCTAATAGTAATTCCATTCGGCGACGGTGCTCTTATGACCTCGCTAGTTTCAGTTGTTGAGAGAATGAATCTCAGGATCAAGATCTTAGGTGTGAGAGCTAGCGTCACATCTCCTGTTTTCAGCGAGATCAGAGTTGAGAAACCTCTTCTAAGAGAACAGCTTGAAACAATGATCAAGGATACCAGACATGAGATTATAGAGGTATCAGATAAGTTAATAAGAGAAGCATTGATCCGAGCTAGTAGAGAGGAGGGGTTTCCAATAGATCCTATAGCAGCTACAGGACTTGCAGGTCTTGAAAGCTACTACCCGCATATAGCAGGATATGATACCGCTGTTATAATAGCTACTGCTGGTGGCATGCTTAACGATCCTGTTATCATGAAGAGTATCATAGGAAGTATTAAAACAGATGAGATAAGCCTAGGATTTGTCAAAGAGAAGATACTCGAGATATTAATTGAAGAAGGTGGGATGCCAGCTTACAGACTATGGAAGTATCTTAAGGATAAGTATGATGTGAGACTTAGCCTGAGAACTATATATAATCATCTTAGAGAACTTGAGAAAATGGGTCTTGTGACAAGGAAGAGTGATTATGATCCTGATGAGGATAGGATGAGAAGATTTTACGTAGCTAGTGATGATGCTTACATGCGTATTCTTAGATAA
- a CDS encoding ECF transporter S component, which translates to MVRLSIYTSLVFIATIVLQIYTPATRGYFNLGEVAIYSIASIASPVTTAIAAGIGSALADLLTGYGIFAPGTLIIKASEGFIVSVLIRSLSKMKIRKARILSIIISAGVGVLIFIAGVKLWTGYVELTSIPVNILGFQATLLTLTMDISAFIWALLGGVVALLMIYMIWSRGSENISTALSMSIGGFIMVMGYFLYEYFISNPLQGIPSEAAFVEIPINLGQVLFGISLALPISSFMRKAVE; encoded by the coding sequence GTGGTAAGACTCTCAATATATACATCGCTAGTATTCATAGCAACAATAGTGCTTCAGATATACACACCAGCTACAAGAGGATACTTCAACCTAGGAGAAGTAGCTATATACTCGATAGCATCTATAGCAAGTCCTGTCACAACAGCTATAGCAGCTGGAATAGGATCTGCACTAGCAGATCTTCTCACAGGATATGGGATATTCGCTCCAGGAACACTTATTATAAAAGCTTCTGAAGGCTTTATTGTAAGTGTTCTAATAAGATCTCTTAGCAAAATGAAGATTCGCAAAGCTAGAATCCTATCAATAATAATATCTGCAGGAGTAGGAGTTCTCATATTCATAGCAGGAGTTAAACTCTGGACAGGATATGTAGAGCTTACATCCATCCCCGTCAACATACTAGGGTTCCAAGCCACGCTACTCACACTCACAATGGATATAAGCGCTTTTATATGGGCTCTCTTAGGAGGCGTCGTAGCTCTACTAATGATATACATGATATGGTCTAGAGGATCTGAGAATATATCTACAGCACTTTCAATGAGTATAGGAGGATTTATAATGGTCATGGGGTACTTCCTCTACGAATACTTCATCTCAAATCCTCTACAAGGAATCCCTTCTGAAGCAGCATTCGTAGAAATCCCTATAAATCTAGGTCAGGTTCTCTTCGGAATCTCTCTAGCTCTTCCTATTTCTAGCTTTATGAGGAAAGCAGTAGAATGA
- a CDS encoding ATP-binding cassette domain-containing protein encodes MNISAKGFSIRLNNLRILENSDLNLDKGLTLLTGVSGSGKTSLLRVLSGSIPFIFKGSFTGFFKPDIRTINRISFYMPQEPWFGIATPYVWSELEGFEELLESIDMKSLRNRSTYTLSAGETQRILLLVALRSGKKLLLLDEPTSYLDSDNARRFAELVYKFSDENDSIVLVSDHRIDLWSKYAEKIYALNNRRLEDFKESSYKEYYERNIRLIEDLRKEREVNEIRNCIGFEIREFTYPGSRRRLLEGVEGEVCYGRVTLIRGASGSGKSTLLRLLTERIVDQRFEKYVRIHLERISQESIKKDILLIPDNPLLFYTEARVFEELGGEVELLDLLEISRERSGLGIKRLSSGERRRIAFLSALARRKKIILVDEPTVGLDPGSKYLLLKLIRDLTLKGYGFLISSHDPHMEVIADEIIRIN; translated from the coding sequence ATGAATATCTCAGCTAAAGGATTCAGCATAAGATTAAATAATCTGAGAATCTTAGAAAACTCAGATCTTAATCTAGACAAAGGGTTAACCCTTCTAACAGGAGTATCAGGATCTGGAAAAACATCTTTACTAAGAGTACTCTCAGGATCTATACCTTTTATTTTCAAAGGTTCTTTCACAGGTTTTTTCAAACCCGATATAAGAACTATCAATAGAATCTCATTCTACATGCCTCAAGAACCTTGGTTCGGGATCGCAACTCCATATGTCTGGTCTGAACTAGAAGGCTTTGAAGAACTTCTAGAGAGTATTGATATGAAGAGTCTTAGAAACAGGTCTACTTATACTCTTAGTGCTGGTGAGACTCAGAGAATACTTCTGCTAGTAGCTCTGAGATCTGGGAAGAAACTACTACTTCTCGATGAACCTACTTCGTATCTTGATAGTGATAATGCTAGGAGATTTGCTGAGCTTGTCTATAAATTCTCTGATGAGAATGATTCCATAGTTCTGGTATCAGATCATAGGATAGATCTTTGGTCTAAATATGCTGAGAAGATCTACGCTCTTAATAATAGAAGGCTAGAGGATTTTAAAGAGAGTAGCTATAAGGAGTATTATGAGAGAAATATAAGACTCATAGAAGATCTACGTAAAGAGAGAGAGGTTAATGAGATTAGAAACTGCATAGGTTTTGAAATACGAGAATTCACATACCCAGGATCTAGGAGAAGATTATTAGAAGGTGTAGAAGGTGAGGTATGCTATGGGAGAGTTACGCTGATCAGAGGAGCATCAGGATCTGGCAAGTCTACATTACTAAGATTACTAACTGAGAGAATTGTAGATCAGAGATTTGAAAAATATGTGAGAATACACCTCGAGAGAATATCTCAAGAGAGTATTAAGAAAGATATTCTTCTAATACCTGATAATCCGCTACTATTCTACACAGAAGCTAGAGTATTTGAAGAGCTAGGAGGAGAAGTTGAATTACTAGATCTGCTAGAGATCTCTAGAGAAAGATCTGGGCTTGGAATTAAGAGATTAAGCAGTGGTGAGAGAAGAAGGATCGCATTTCTCTCAGCTCTTGCAAGAAGGAAGAAGATTATACTCGTGGACGAACCTACGGTAGGTCTTGATCCGGGTTCTAAATATCTTCTACTAAAACTGATACGTGATCTCACATTAAAAGGCTATGGTTTTCTGATATCATCTCACGACCCTCATATGGAGGTGATTGCAGATGAAATCATCAGAATCAATTAG
- a CDS encoding ATP-dependent DNA helicase produces MSELFPYERFREGQKESIESILKKYREGVKHVLFRAPTGFGKTSVAIASMMTDPPVIHSVRTRNEIQPVLRDLKILYERKRRSFSYSFIFSAHKMCPLLRRENTDPEDFWIGCQILRALGRCEYYNNLKKISEDEVLMKISEDVIPEVVVQRISRELETCPFFALSKLARESSYVVVTYPYALDPELFSLVFEDRDLSDYSLVLDEAHILTIPSRVYSDDFRIRDLKRSLDEIRRFYGGLEYLEGFLRKLIEIASKRSEANRVRIIRRDEIGFDESLIEALEDVALDIKKRIFTELLESRGAGEAISRRVHISRVASVLSMLRDSRYEMFVEYDRSGDHVIRVSAVEYSVIADVLGRYKRTLAMSGTPPSVEFLIKLIGLNSVSEVNALDFSSWNPQDSMAVLVTSELSSKYELRGDVIYRAYAEYIEVVRRLIPDIKMIVYPSYDFMRNILKHIRSDSEKDLVETQEITLGEFLERISKEKDIIMHVVAGGKIAEGVEFIENSSSLIKAVFIAGVPYPQPDDYIEELIRRGSKRLEAREFREYVLNNEAYIRTAQALGRAVRSPRDRALAVLGDRRFLSARLRSLLGLRRFRIVKNLNEFRDAVDLVSKEFL; encoded by the coding sequence ATGAGTGAGTTATTTCCATACGAGAGATTTAGAGAAGGTCAGAAAGAATCTATTGAAAGCATTCTAAAGAAATATAGAGAAGGTGTGAAGCATGTGCTCTTCAGAGCTCCCACAGGTTTTGGGAAGACTAGTGTAGCTATAGCATCTATGATGACAGATCCTCCTGTTATTCATAGTGTGAGAACTAGAAACGAGATCCAGCCTGTTCTCAGAGATCTCAAGATTCTCTATGAGAGGAAGAGGAGAAGCTTCTCATATTCTTTCATATTCTCAGCGCATAAAATGTGTCCTCTTCTCAGGAGAGAGAATACAGATCCTGAGGATTTCTGGATTGGATGTCAGATCCTGAGAGCTTTAGGGAGATGTGAGTATTATAATAATCTTAAGAAGATCTCTGAAGATGAAGTTCTCATGAAGATCTCTGAAGATGTGATACCTGAGGTTGTTGTTCAGAGAATCTCTAGAGAGCTTGAGACATGTCCTTTCTTCGCTCTTTCAAAGCTTGCCAGAGAATCAAGCTATGTTGTTGTGACATACCCCTATGCATTAGATCCAGAGCTTTTTTCACTAGTATTCGAAGATAGAGATCTATCTGATTATTCTCTGGTCTTAGACGAGGCTCATATTCTTACAATCCCTTCTAGAGTTTATTCAGATGATTTCAGGATCAGAGATCTAAAGAGATCTCTAGATGAGATAAGAAGATTCTATGGAGGTTTAGAGTATTTGGAGGGATTCCTCAGAAAACTTATAGAGATCGCTAGCAAGAGAAGTGAGGCTAACAGGGTCAGGATCATAAGAAGAGATGAGATAGGATTTGATGAAAGCTTGATAGAAGCTTTAGAAGATGTAGCTCTAGATATTAAGAAGAGGATCTTTACAGAACTTCTCGAGAGCAGAGGTGCTGGCGAGGCTATCTCTAGAAGAGTTCACATATCTAGGGTAGCCTCTGTACTATCAATGCTTAGAGACTCCAGGTATGAGATGTTTGTAGAATACGATCGCTCAGGAGATCATGTTATAAGAGTATCCGCAGTAGAGTATAGTGTGATCGCAGATGTTCTCGGTAGGTATAAGAGAACACTAGCGATGTCAGGCACGCCTCCATCGGTAGAGTTCTTGATCAAGCTAATAGGCTTGAACAGTGTTTCCGAGGTCAATGCACTGGATTTCTCAAGCTGGAATCCTCAAGATTCTATGGCTGTTCTAGTGACCTCTGAACTCTCATCGAAATACGAACTTAGAGGCGATGTGATCTACAGAGCTTATGCTGAGTATATTGAGGTTGTCAGAAGACTCATACCAGATATCAAGATGATAGTCTACCCAAGCTATGATTTCATGAGAAATATTCTGAAACATATAAGATCTGATTCTGAGAAAGATCTAGTTGAAACCCAGGAGATCACTTTAGGAGAATTTCTAGAAAGAATATCAAAGGAGAAGGATATTATAATGCATGTTGTTGCTGGAGGGAAGATCGCTGAAGGAGTAGAATTTATAGAGAATTCAAGCTCTTTGATCAAGGCTGTATTCATAGCCGGAGTTCCATACCCCCAGCCTGATGACTATATTGAAGAGCTTATCAGGAGAGGCTCTAAAAGACTTGAAGCAAGAGAATTTAGAGAGTATGTTCTTAACAATGAGGCTTACATAAGAACAGCTCAAGCTCTGGGCAGAGCTGTTAGAAGTCCTAGAGATAGAGCTCTAGCTGTTCTAGGCGATAGAAGATTTTTATCAGCGAGATTGAGAAGCTTACTGGGTTTAAGAAGATTTAGAATTGTGAAGAACCTGAATGAATTCAGAGATGCAGTGGATCTAGTGTCTAAAGAATTTCTCTAG
- a CDS encoding zinc metalloprotease HtpX, giving the protein MILFLWNPLVLLGVILGYIVMFMLASLIAPKVAGKLSGRFSLYTSMALVLVLAITIFTLTLLGISYIIASAIGISNTSEGIISVLASLALPLMIFVVIVNLITYLISPYMINLMYRARRDEKLQEIVNRVAMRLGLSKPPKAVVVSGPPNAFAYGNILSGRYVAVTDKMLDIMNENELEAVIGHEIGHHIHKDNMIMLFLGILPSVIYFLGINVLNIAMIGGYGNRRNGSSTLILAAAGILAIMISFLLQILVLAFSRLREYYADFEGAKAAGRESMQAALAKIHLFYSRIPGAREAISNSNLKTLFIYALVDSIAEPFYRVSRDDIIRIMNSRYSVLEEVFATHPPIPKRLRFLENLRYTSMNL; this is encoded by the coding sequence ATGATACTATTCCTGTGGAACCCTCTAGTTCTCCTAGGAGTAATCCTAGGATATATAGTAATGTTCATGCTAGCCTCACTAATAGCTCCGAAAGTTGCTGGGAAACTCTCTGGTAGATTCTCATTATATACTTCAATGGCTCTAGTCCTAGTACTAGCTATAACCATATTCACACTAACTCTCCTAGGCATATCATACATCATAGCATCTGCTATAGGCATATCAAATACTTCTGAAGGTATAATAAGCGTTCTAGCATCACTAGCACTACCTCTAATGATATTCGTAGTCATAGTAAATCTGATAACATATCTCATATCTCCCTACATGATAAATCTGATGTATAGAGCTAGAAGAGATGAGAAGCTTCAAGAGATAGTTAACAGAGTTGCTATGAGACTCGGACTTTCAAAGCCTCCGAAAGCTGTTGTGGTAAGTGGTCCTCCTAATGCTTTCGCCTATGGAAATATTCTATCTGGAAGATATGTTGCTGTGACTGATAAGATGCTTGATATAATGAATGAGAATGAGCTTGAAGCCGTCATAGGACATGAGATAGGACATCACATACATAAGGATAATATGATCATGCTGTTCCTAGGTATACTACCCTCGGTAATATACTTCCTAGGAATTAACGTTCTTAACATAGCTATGATAGGAGGCTATGGGAATAGGAGGAATGGTTCTTCAACACTTATACTAGCAGCAGCAGGCATTCTAGCTATAATGATCTCATTCCTATTACAGATACTAGTTCTAGCATTCAGCAGACTCAGAGAGTATTATGCAGATTTTGAAGGAGCGAAAGCTGCTGGCAGAGAAAGTATGCAAGCAGCATTAGCTAAGATTCATTTGTTCTATAGCAGGATTCCAGGAGCTAGAGAAGCTATATCGAATAGTAATCTCAAGACACTCTTCATATACGCTCTTGTAGACTCTATAGCAGAGCCTTTCTACAGAGTCTCTAGAGATGATATTATAAGGATAATGAACTCAAGATACTCTGTATTGGAGGAGGTATTCGCAACACATCCGCCTATTCCTAAGAGGCTTAGATTTCTTGAGAATCTTCGCTACACATCTATGAATCTCTGA
- a CDS encoding thioesterase family protein encodes MSGKFIYRMYVPFVDTDAAGVVHFTNFLRYVERAEEEMLRSEGLSYKDLNGRNIWIPRVESFIKYLSPLRNGDLVEIHLWVSEIREKSIKYSFEIYNGASNTLSALGYIIVVCAEINGRSVRCPSELVKAIEKYYIK; translated from the coding sequence ATGAGTGGGAAGTTTATATATAGAATGTATGTTCCATTCGTAGACACAGACGCAGCAGGAGTTGTTCACTTTACAAACTTCCTCAGATATGTTGAGAGAGCTGAAGAGGAGATGCTGAGGAGTGAGGGTTTGAGTTATAAGGATCTTAATGGTAGGAATATTTGGATCCCTAGAGTAGAGAGCTTCATAAAATATCTGAGCCCTCTGAGAAACGGAGATCTCGTTGAGATACATCTCTGGGTCTCAGAGATCCGTGAGAAATCTATTAAATACAGCTTCGAGATATATAATGGAGCATCAAACACTCTATCAGCACTAGGATATATAATAGTGGTATGTGCAGAGATCAATGGAAGATCCGTTAGATGTCCAAGCGAGCTAGTAAAAGCAATAGAAAAATACTATATAAAATGA
- a CDS encoding zinc-binding dehydrogenase, with protein sequence MVMTGVGGVDVLVERDVEIPRISDDDVLIRVRGCGVCYRDTLARRGFMRVRPPVIPGHEISGEVVEIGGNVSGFKKGDLVSSLIYIYDHRDPKCGEGRENLCRSKISIGEERDGCYAEYISLPYWVLEKIGDPGENPPEAYSFSACVIGTIVRAFKTLAGASAGESVLVTGASGGIGIHAVQVAKAYGLRVIAVTRSSEKADIIRRYGADHVIVYEKQFSDEVRKLTDGEGVDHVIESVGGPTLRESIRSLRWGGKLLLIGNVDPNPQQITLGHLILRENSILGVLNSCKRELREAIELLRKGLVKPVYRTIPLTAEDIRKAHEILERGGSIGRIVIKP encoded by the coding sequence GTGGTTATGACAGGGGTTGGAGGTGTTGATGTTCTTGTTGAAAGAGATGTTGAGATCCCTAGAATATCTGATGATGATGTCTTGATCAGGGTGAGAGGATGTGGGGTGTGTTATAGAGATACTCTGGCTAGGAGAGGTTTTATGAGGGTGAGACCTCCTGTAATACCTGGTCACGAGATCTCTGGAGAGGTAGTTGAGATCGGCGGGAATGTATCTGGATTTAAGAAGGGTGATCTTGTTTCATCTCTCATCTACATATATGATCATAGGGATCCTAAGTGTGGAGAAGGTAGAGAGAATCTTTGCAGAAGCAAGATATCAATAGGTGAGGAGAGAGATGGATGCTATGCAGAATATATATCTCTACCATACTGGGTTTTAGAGAAGATAGGAGATCCTGGCGAGAATCCTCCGGAAGCCTATAGTTTTTCAGCATGTGTGATCGGTACTATTGTGAGAGCTTTTAAAACTCTTGCAGGTGCTTCAGCTGGGGAGAGTGTTCTCGTGACCGGAGCTAGCGGAGGTATCGGTATCCATGCTGTTCAGGTTGCTAAAGCTTACGGGCTTAGAGTTATAGCTGTGACTAGAAGTAGTGAGAAAGCTGATATTATAAGAAGATATGGAGCTGATCATGTTATAGTCTATGAGAAGCAGTTCTCGGATGAGGTTAGAAAGCTTACAGATGGTGAGGGTGTTGATCATGTTATAGAGAGTGTGGGAGGTCCTACACTTAGAGAATCTATAAGATCTCTTAGATGGGGTGGGAAATTACTTCTCATTGGAAATGTAGATCCGAATCCTCAGCAGATTACTCTGGGACATCTTATTCTGAGAGAGAACTCTATACTAGGAGTTCTAAACTCTTGTAAGAGAGAGCTGAGAGAAGCAATAGAACTTCTGAGAAAAGGCTTGGTCAAGCCAGTCTATAGAACCATACCTCTGACAGCTGAGGATATTAGAAAAGCTCATGAGATTCTTGAGAGAGGAGGTTCTATAGGAAGAATCGTTATAAAACCCTAG